One window of the Branchiostoma lanceolatum isolate klBraLanc5 chromosome 3, klBraLanc5.hap2, whole genome shotgun sequence genome contains the following:
- the LOC136431042 gene encoding DNA ligase 1-like isoform X1 translates to MSTSSGFFENSPCSSLAEGECDGSLLNFNHATPASTISPSGSDLAPGDSPCQPHNNHDSTVTDNIDKDSVVKEQRDLGHQGNYKPYDTSVSESSHGGGLPVSDVHTNQPSTMPGQPGVAGTQEYRPTPIAELKKRHATGVDVKVQEHLSSEYDPNVTWPSTSIGTSVWAHSASITDLDMSDARQEPTVSKYSQAFEYHGTDMEYDPIVNYRCSTFAKQQKRNLQDISEDVGSAQPVSKERKMGQDHHTSSDNSQDNSDLIEDTVADNLSNNEDIKLIMSDSASETDFNNNDQINLRGSDSDPAMSETAAGLHLSRRENEMLESVENSTKNIAKKVNYKQNAGQQPSKVKRLKKKRVRNLFHDNVLKSGSKLESTDKNFLKQSICVKRVFDEKAPSHCLPQEREKDVSIIDLVSEDMSDWEENKLESTDKNYLKPSICVKRGFDEEAPSHRLPQEKEKDDSIIDLVSEDMSDWEENKLRNASSTSDEYNAVYSYLVKEERKRMKYLKHSVTQTKGGIIKISDSYNPKLAENMDWIKTKKTHENRKEFSVKDKGKSRYSSYSYSVPQNSMS, encoded by the exons ATGTCTACCTCGTCAGGGTTTTTCGAGAACAGTCCGTGTTCTTCTTTGGCCGAAGGCGAGTGTGACGGGTCACTTCTCAACTTCAACCATG CCACCCCAGCATCAACCATTAGCCCCTCAGGAAGTGATCTTGCTCCGGGAGACTCTCCCTGCCAGCCTCACAACAATCATGACTCCACAGTCACTGACAACATAGACAAAGATTCTGTTGTAAAAGAACAGAGGGATCTTGGTCACCAAGGCAACTACAAGCCCTATGACACATCTGTGAGTGAGTCCTCACACGGAGGAGGGCTGCCTGTTTCAGACGTCCACACAAACCAACCCAGCACCATGCCTGGGCAGCCTGGTGTGGCAGGAACACAGGAGTACCGGCCGACTCCGATAGCAGAGCTGAAGAAGCGCCATGCCACCGGAGTTGATGTCAAGGTTCAGGAACATCTCAGCTCTGAATATGACCCTAATGTCACTTGGCCATCCACATCTATAGGCACAAGTGTATGGGCCCATTCAGCTTCAATCACTGATTTAGACATGAGTGACGCAAGGCAAGAACCAACTGTGAGCAAGTATTCACAGGCTTTTGAATATCATGGAACAGACATGGAGTATGATCCCATTGTGAATTACCGGTGTTCTACTTTTGCAAAACAACAGAAGAGGAACTTGCAGGACATCTCTGAGGATGTTGGGTCAGCACAGCCAGTCagtaaagaaaggaaaatgGGTCAAGATCACCATACTTCATCAGACAATTCTCAGGACAATTCAGATCTCATAGAGGACACTGTGGCGGACAATCTAAGCAATAATGAGGATATAAAGCTTATAATGTCAGATTCAGCATCAGAGACAGACTTTAACAATAACGACCAGATAAACCTCAGAGGGTCTGACTCAGATCCGGCAATGTCAGAGACTGCAGCTGGCCTTCATCTTTCAAGGAGAGAAAATGAAATGTTGGAATCAGTGGAAAACAGCACTAAAAATATCGCAAAAAAAGTGAATTACAAACAAAATGCAGGTCAACAGCCTTCTAAGGTGAaaaggttgaagaaaaaaagagttcGGAATCTATTCCATGATAATGTATTAAAGTCGGGTTCAAAATTAGAAAGCACAGACAAAAACTTTTTGAAACAAAGTATATGTGTGAAACGTGTGTTTGATGAGAAGGCTCCTTCTCACTGTTTGCCacaggagagagagaaagacgtCTCTATTATTGACTTGGTCTCTGAAGACATGTCAGACTGGGAAGAGAACAAATTAGAAAGCACAGACAAAAACTATTTGAAACCAAGTATATGTGTGAAACGTGGGTTTGATGAGGAGGCTCCTTCTCACCGTTTGCCACAGGAGAAAGAGAAAGACGACTCTATTATTGACTTGGTCTCTGAAGACATGTCAGACTGGGAAGAGAACAAATTGAGGAATGCCAGCAGTACATCAGATGAGTATAACGCAGTGTACAGCTACTTGGTGAAAGAGGAAAGGAAGAGAATGAAATACCTAAAACATTCAGTAACACAAACAAAGGGTGGAATCATCAAAATCTCAGATAGTTATAATCCTAAACTTGCTGAAAATATGGATTggataaaaactaaaaaaacacatgaaaacagaaaagagTTTTCAGTAAAGGATAAAGGGAAGTCACGTTACAGCAGCTATTCATACTCTGTGCCTCAAAACTCAATGTCATAA
- the LOC136431042 gene encoding DNA ligase 1-like isoform X2, whose amino-acid sequence MSTSSGFFENSPCSSLAEGECDGSLLNFNHASTISPSGSDLAPGDSPCQPHNNHDSTVTDNIDKDSVVKEQRDLGHQGNYKPYDTSVSESSHGGGLPVSDVHTNQPSTMPGQPGVAGTQEYRPTPIAELKKRHATGVDVKVQEHLSSEYDPNVTWPSTSIGTSVWAHSASITDLDMSDARQEPTVSKYSQAFEYHGTDMEYDPIVNYRCSTFAKQQKRNLQDISEDVGSAQPVSKERKMGQDHHTSSDNSQDNSDLIEDTVADNLSNNEDIKLIMSDSASETDFNNNDQINLRGSDSDPAMSETAAGLHLSRRENEMLESVENSTKNIAKKVNYKQNAGQQPSKVKRLKKKRVRNLFHDNVLKSGSKLESTDKNFLKQSICVKRVFDEKAPSHCLPQEREKDVSIIDLVSEDMSDWEENKLESTDKNYLKPSICVKRGFDEEAPSHRLPQEKEKDDSIIDLVSEDMSDWEENKLRNASSTSDEYNAVYSYLVKEERKRMKYLKHSVTQTKGGIIKISDSYNPKLAENMDWIKTKKTHENRKEFSVKDKGKSRYSSYSYSVPQNSMS is encoded by the exons ATGTCTACCTCGTCAGGGTTTTTCGAGAACAGTCCGTGTTCTTCTTTGGCCGAAGGCGAGTGTGACGGGTCACTTCTCAACTTCAACCATG CATCAACCATTAGCCCCTCAGGAAGTGATCTTGCTCCGGGAGACTCTCCCTGCCAGCCTCACAACAATCATGACTCCACAGTCACTGACAACATAGACAAAGATTCTGTTGTAAAAGAACAGAGGGATCTTGGTCACCAAGGCAACTACAAGCCCTATGACACATCTGTGAGTGAGTCCTCACACGGAGGAGGGCTGCCTGTTTCAGACGTCCACACAAACCAACCCAGCACCATGCCTGGGCAGCCTGGTGTGGCAGGAACACAGGAGTACCGGCCGACTCCGATAGCAGAGCTGAAGAAGCGCCATGCCACCGGAGTTGATGTCAAGGTTCAGGAACATCTCAGCTCTGAATATGACCCTAATGTCACTTGGCCATCCACATCTATAGGCACAAGTGTATGGGCCCATTCAGCTTCAATCACTGATTTAGACATGAGTGACGCAAGGCAAGAACCAACTGTGAGCAAGTATTCACAGGCTTTTGAATATCATGGAACAGACATGGAGTATGATCCCATTGTGAATTACCGGTGTTCTACTTTTGCAAAACAACAGAAGAGGAACTTGCAGGACATCTCTGAGGATGTTGGGTCAGCACAGCCAGTCagtaaagaaaggaaaatgGGTCAAGATCACCATACTTCATCAGACAATTCTCAGGACAATTCAGATCTCATAGAGGACACTGTGGCGGACAATCTAAGCAATAATGAGGATATAAAGCTTATAATGTCAGATTCAGCATCAGAGACAGACTTTAACAATAACGACCAGATAAACCTCAGAGGGTCTGACTCAGATCCGGCAATGTCAGAGACTGCAGCTGGCCTTCATCTTTCAAGGAGAGAAAATGAAATGTTGGAATCAGTGGAAAACAGCACTAAAAATATCGCAAAAAAAGTGAATTACAAACAAAATGCAGGTCAACAGCCTTCTAAGGTGAaaaggttgaagaaaaaaagagttcGGAATCTATTCCATGATAATGTATTAAAGTCGGGTTCAAAATTAGAAAGCACAGACAAAAACTTTTTGAAACAAAGTATATGTGTGAAACGTGTGTTTGATGAGAAGGCTCCTTCTCACTGTTTGCCacaggagagagagaaagacgtCTCTATTATTGACTTGGTCTCTGAAGACATGTCAGACTGGGAAGAGAACAAATTAGAAAGCACAGACAAAAACTATTTGAAACCAAGTATATGTGTGAAACGTGGGTTTGATGAGGAGGCTCCTTCTCACCGTTTGCCACAGGAGAAAGAGAAAGACGACTCTATTATTGACTTGGTCTCTGAAGACATGTCAGACTGGGAAGAGAACAAATTGAGGAATGCCAGCAGTACATCAGATGAGTATAACGCAGTGTACAGCTACTTGGTGAAAGAGGAAAGGAAGAGAATGAAATACCTAAAACATTCAGTAACACAAACAAAGGGTGGAATCATCAAAATCTCAGATAGTTATAATCCTAAACTTGCTGAAAATATGGATTggataaaaactaaaaaaacacatgaaaacagaaaagagTTTTCAGTAAAGGATAAAGGGAAGTCACGTTACAGCAGCTATTCATACTCTGTGCCTCAAAACTCAATGTCATAA